A window from Sphingopyxis alaskensis RB2256 encodes these proteins:
- a CDS encoding DUF167 family protein → MRMTPGARSEAVRIEGGTVHLRVTVPPADGAANAAVLRLLAAALDVPPRDLTLIRGASARIKLIGIARN, encoded by the coding sequence GTGCGGATGACGCCCGGCGCGCGCAGCGAGGCGGTGCGGATCGAGGGTGGCACCGTGCATCTGCGCGTGACCGTTCCGCCCGCCGACGGCGCTGCGAACGCCGCCGTGCTGCGCCTGCTCGCCGCCGCGCTCGACGTCCCGCCGCGCGACCTGACGTTGATCCGGGGCGCATCGGCGCGGATCAAATTGATCGGCATCGCGCGCAATTGA
- a CDS encoding Arm DNA-binding domain-containing protein: protein MPLIETRLCALEPKDKPYKVADDRGFYVEVFPAGGKLWRFRYRIGPVEQKLSIGAYPAISLKQARQSAWTLAQVSIDGRPMPRAFAGPSNNVRFRRLDGVRKSFISTD from the coding sequence ATGCCGCTGATCGAGACTCGGCTTTGCGCCCTCGAGCCAAAGGACAAGCCCTACAAGGTTGCTGACGACCGCGGATTTTACGTCGAGGTCTTCCCAGCCGGGGGCAAACTCTGGCGATTCCGCTACCGGATCGGCCCGGTCGAACAGAAGCTGTCGATCGGTGCCTATCCCGCGATCAGCCTGAAGCAGGCGAGGCAGTCAGCATGGACATTAGCTCAAGTTTCAATTGATGGCCGTCCGATGCCGCGCGCCTTCGCGGGCCCGAGCAACAATGTCAGGTTCCGGCGCCTCGATGGCGTCAGAAAATCTTTTATTTCAACGGATTGA
- the leuD gene encoding 3-isopropylmalate dehydratase small subunit — protein sequence MTPLNQVEGRAIPLGLKNIDTDVIIPAHWLKTTTREGMGRGAFESLRADPDNLFDRPEYRQAPILIAGDNFGCGSSREHAAWALGDLGIRVVIAPSYSDIFSGNAVKNGILPVVLPQAAIDRLLEVAATDPVRIDLEHQTVTTPFQDRFTFEIDPFRKMCLLEGLDEISLTEKSDAAIGAYEDRLDAERPWMRAVVG from the coding sequence ATGACGCCGCTGAACCAGGTCGAGGGCCGCGCCATCCCGCTGGGCCTCAAAAATATCGACACCGACGTCATCATCCCTGCGCACTGGCTGAAGACCACGACGCGCGAGGGCATGGGACGCGGCGCGTTCGAAAGCCTGCGCGCCGATCCCGACAATCTGTTCGACCGCCCCGAATACAGGCAAGCCCCGATCCTGATCGCGGGCGACAATTTCGGATGCGGGTCGAGCCGCGAACATGCCGCCTGGGCGCTCGGCGACCTCGGTATCCGCGTCGTGATCGCGCCGAGCTATTCGGACATTTTTTCGGGCAATGCGGTGAAGAACGGCATCCTGCCGGTCGTGCTGCCGCAGGCGGCGATCGACCGGCTTCTCGAAGTGGCGGCGACCGATCCGGTCCGCATCGACCTCGAGCATCAGACGGTGACGACGCCGTTCCAGGACCGCTTCACCTTCGAGATCGACCCGTTCCGCAAGATGTGCCTGCTCGAAGGGCTCGACGAGATTTCGCTGACCGAAAAGAGCGATGCGGCGATCGGCGCCTATGAAGACAGGCTCGATGCCGAGCGTCCGTGGATGCGCGCCGTCGTCGGGTAG
- a CDS encoding NADPH:quinone oxidoreductase family protein encodes MKALLSTATGGPETLVLGELPRPSAGKGQIVIDVKACAVNFPDTLIIEDKYQFKPERPFAPGGEVAGLVAEVGEGVTGFKAGDRVIAGCGNGGMAEAVAVSVHNVYHLPEGHDFAEGASLLMTYGTSIHALVDRGHIKEGDTLLVLGASGGVGIAAVELGKAFGARVVAGVSSEEKAAIARDAGADEIVVYGRQPFDKDQSKELANRFKEAVGPGGANLIYDAVGGDYAEPALRSIAWEGRYLVVGFPAGIPRLPLNLTLLKSCDVAGVFWGAFVAREPERNRANIARLFQLWEQGKIKPRVTGSYALEDGGKAIAKLGDRSAVGKLVVTI; translated from the coding sequence ATGAAGGCTCTTTTGTCGACCGCAACCGGCGGCCCCGAAACGCTGGTCCTTGGCGAACTGCCGCGCCCGAGCGCGGGCAAGGGCCAGATCGTGATCGACGTGAAAGCCTGCGCGGTCAATTTCCCCGACACGCTCATCATCGAGGATAAATATCAGTTCAAACCCGAACGCCCCTTTGCGCCTGGCGGCGAAGTGGCCGGGCTGGTCGCCGAAGTCGGCGAGGGCGTCACCGGGTTCAAGGCCGGCGACCGGGTGATCGCGGGCTGCGGCAACGGGGGAATGGCCGAGGCGGTCGCGGTCTCGGTGCATAATGTCTATCACCTGCCCGAAGGCCATGACTTTGCCGAAGGTGCCTCCTTGCTGATGACCTATGGCACCAGCATCCACGCGCTCGTTGATCGCGGGCACATCAAGGAAGGCGACACGCTGCTGGTCCTGGGCGCATCGGGCGGGGTCGGCATCGCCGCAGTCGAGCTGGGCAAGGCGTTCGGGGCGCGCGTCGTCGCGGGCGTGTCGAGCGAGGAGAAGGCCGCGATCGCGCGCGACGCGGGCGCCGACGAGATCGTGGTCTATGGCCGCCAGCCGTTCGACAAGGACCAGTCGAAGGAACTTGCGAACCGATTCAAGGAAGCCGTCGGGCCGGGCGGCGCGAACCTCATCTATGACGCAGTCGGCGGCGATTATGCCGAGCCGGCGCTGCGTTCGATCGCGTGGGAGGGCCGCTATCTGGTCGTCGGCTTCCCCGCGGGCATCCCGCGCCTGCCGCTGAACCTGACGCTGCTCAAGAGCTGCGACGTTGCCGGCGTCTTCTGGGGCGCGTTCGTCGCACGCGAACCGGAACGCAACCGCGCCAATATCGCGCGCCTGTTCCAGCTGTGGGAGCAAGGCAAGATCAAGCCGCGCGTCACCGGCAGCTATGCCCTTGAAGACGGAGGCAAGGCGATCGCCAAGCTCGGCGATCGCAGCGCGGTGGGCAAGCTGGTCGTCACCATCTGA